Genomic segment of Bacillota bacterium:
CCGCGCCGATTTCACTTCCCAACAGCATCGTGCCTGTCGTCTCGAGGGTGACCTGCACCAAGAGGGGCACGGTGCGCCCTGTAGCACGCATGGCGTTGCGACAGCCGTTAATGGCTGCCTTTGCCTGCAGCAGGTCCTGCACGGTTTCAATCAACAGAAGGTCTACACCACCGTCCAGCAGTCCCCGCGCCTGTTCGGTGTAGGTAACCTCGAGTTCGTCAAAGGTAATATGCTCCAGCGTAGGCAGTTTGGTACCGGGACCGATAGAGCCAGCCACGAAGCGTTTGCGGTCGGCTGTGCTGAAGGATGAGGCGACTTCCCGTGCGATTTGTGCCCCTTTGAGGTTCAGTTCATAGACGCGGTGGGCAATACCATATTCGCCCAGATTCATGGCGTTCGCACCGAAGGTGTTGGTCTCCACGATGTCTGCGCCCGCCTCGAAGTAACGCGCGTGAATCTGGGCAATCAGGTGCGGACGGGTGGCGTTGAGCACCTCGTTGCACCCTTCCAGCCCCTCGAAATCATCTGCGGTGAGATGCAGGGACTGGATTTGCGTGCCCATCGCCCCGTCGAAAAAGAGCACTCGTGACCGGGCTGTGTGCAGGATGTTGTCCATGGCTGACTGTAGTATACCCGATATTGGTAGCCGAGGGGGCGTAGGAGAGTGGAATCATTCCGCGACTGGCTGTTGCATGCTCCGAACGGTGTACGAGACCAGACCACAAGAGGCAATATGCCCCCAGCCTCTCCCCCAGAACAGCACATCAGGGTACCAACAACACCTTGATGGACTCTTTGCCCTCGTGGACCATCTCGATGCCCTGTCGGAACTCGGAGAGAGGCAGCTGGTGCGTCACGATGCCCTCCGTCTTCAGCAACCCACGGCTCAGGTAGTCGATGACCTTGGGGTAGCAGTAGGGTCCCAGATGGGAACCGTAGACGTTCAGCTCCTTCACATCGCCCAGTATCGTCCAGTCGACCGTCACCGGCTCCTGCAGCACGCTGAACACCACAAAATTGCCTGCCTTGCGGATAATATCCAGTCCCAACAGAATACCCTGCGGGTGTCCGGTGGCTTCGATGTATACGTCGCAGCCGTAGCCGTCGGTCAACCTTTTGATTTCGGCACGCACATCCTCACGCGAGGGGTTCAGCACCATGTCCGCCCCCAGGCGTTTTGCCACTTCCAGCCGGTGGTCGCGCAGGTCGAGCGCAATCAACAGACCCGGATTCTTCAGCCGTGCGCACGCCACCATGCCCAGTCCCAGCGGACCCATTCCTGCAATCACCACGACGTCGCCAAACTGGATTTGCCCGCGGTCTACCGCGTGCATCGAGCAAGCCAGAGGCTCGATCAACGCCGCCTGCTCGGGGGAAAGGTTTTCGGGGATGCGATACACACGCGCGTTGGCAGGGAAGCGCGTATACTGCGCCCAACCACCCTGCGCCTTCTCGCGGAAACCGAAAATCTCGCGGTCGCGACACAACCAGTACATGCCGCGGTCGCACATCCGGCACATGCCACAGGGCACTATCTGTTCGGCAATGGCGCGATCGCCTACCTGCAAACCGAAACGCTCGGCCGCGCCTTCACCCAGCGCAACCACCCGCCCAACAAATTCATGCCCCGGCACCACCGGTGGCTGCACGTAGCGCGGGCGCGTGGCGTCGCCCCAGATGGACGCATTGCCGTAGAAGCACTTGACATCACTCGCACAGATGCCACACGCCTCCACCTGTACGATAACCTCTCCTAGGCGAGGTTCGGGCACGGGTACCTGCTCCAGGCGGTAGTCCTCCGGCGCGTGGCAACGCACCGCCTGCATCCTTTCGGGTAGTGCTGTCCCACTCATCGCATAGTCACCTCATCCTGCTGTGTTGCCGCGCTTTGAACAGCGAACGCAGCAAGGTAAGCCATTGCCAGAGTGCAATGGTCTCGTCCTGCTGCGCAATGGCTCACCTGCTCCTGGGTTAGTAGCCTTCCGACTGTGGTGGCCGTTGCGGCGCGGCGGGTGTGCCGGGCTGTGCAGGTGCCGCCGGTGCAGGACCTGCGGGTGCGCCGCCAGGCGCCATACCAGGCGGTGGTACGCCCGGGCCGCCAACCGGAGGTGCCGCGTTCGGATCGATGGGTACAACCGCTGGCTCGGCAAAGAAGTAACGCCATCCCGCTATCACAATCACTGCCAGCACCACTAAAATCACAATCGCCGCCGTGACCGGACTGATTTCCTTTTTCATCCCTTGCCCTCCCGGAAACTGAGGATTATTTTTTGCTTCGTGCTGGTTGCGTGCGATTCCTTCTCGGCAGGGAAGTACACATGGTGCATCGAATCCAACACGCAGTCATTTCGGGTGGGAGGAGAGGATGCGATATATCCTGTGTATCGGGGCACATCCTGACGACGTGGAAGGCAGTATCGGCGGCACGGTCACGCTGATGCGACAGCGGGGCGATGTCGTGCGTTTCCTCAGCGTGACCGATGGCGGCAAGGGACACTACCGCGAGGACTATGCGGCGAACCCCCGGTTGCTGGTGGAACGACGCATGGCGGAGGCTCATCAGGCGGCTGCACTGGTCGGGGCAGATTTTGTGTGTCTGGGCGCGCCCGATGGAGGAGTGACTGTGAATCATGAGACCACCTCCTCGATGATACGCACGATTCGTTCGTTCGGGGAGCCCGGCAGGGGACCCGACCTGATTCTGGTGAACCGTCCTTATGACTATCACCGTGACCATCGGGTGACGGCGCAGCTGGTGCTGGACGCGGCGTACCTGCTGACGGTGCCTCTGGTGTGTGCCGACGTGCCTGCGCTGAAACGGATGCCCGTCATCATGTACTGGCACGATGATTTCACCGAGCCGACCCTTTTCCGCGCCGACGTGGTGGTCTGCATCGACCAGGTGATGGAGACGAAAATCGAGATGGTATGTGCCCACGAATCGCAGTTTGCCGAGTGGATACCCTACGCGATGGGTATGTCTCCCCTGCCCCTCAGTCGGGCGAGGATGCGCGAATGGGTGACGGCATGGATGCACCGTGAAGCACGAAGCGCTAAAGCCGCGGCGCAGCGCAGCACTCCTCGTCTTGCTCCGCTTCAGGATTGCGAGTTCGCCGACGCGTTCCAAATCAGCGAATATGGGACGCAACCGACCGATGAATGGCTTCGGGAGATGTTCGATTTTGCGCCGTGGTGACTTTTGGGAACAAAAACGGCGATTTTATGCTATAATAATAGTGGCTACCCGTGGGGGCGATTGGTGTCGACAGGGTAGAGGCGCGCTCAGGCTGCGAGCCGAGGTGCCGTTGGCCTCGTAAAAAAGCGGCAAAAAAATAGGAGCGACTCCTCAGTACGCTCTCGCTGCCTAATTAAGAGGCAGCCGTCCAGCCGTCTCCTGCCGGCCGAGGCGGATGTGGGCGTGTGCTATGCCGGCTAGCCCGAACGGAAACGTTCACCGCCGTTTGGGCGAAAGTGCAGGGTGAACTGGCTGTGGGGTAAGCCTGCCATCGGGCGTACCCGACGGCGAGAGACAAAACGATGGCTACGCTCGTAGACGCCTGGGGCAAATCACTCTGGACGAGGGTTCGAGTCCCTCCGCCTCCACCAAGTGCATGTTTACCTGGATTGCTAAAAACGCCTCAGTAGCTTCTCGTAATCACTGTGGCTACCAATCCAAAACCATGTAACGTGACTACCCTGCAGTATTCCCAATGCCCGGTAGGATAGACTGATACGCACAGAATAGATGGAGTGCGTGGGACTTACGCATTTGAATTGCAGACTCGGGTGATGTGGGTCGGATTTCCACATCTGGTAACAGCGGATTGCCTGCGCCTGTACCTCAACCGGTAACGCTTCAAAAAGCTCCCTGAAACTGCGTGTAATACTCGATGTCACTGTTTCTCCTCGAAGTCGCTCAGGAATTGTTCCAGAGGCACCGTTTTTCCTTCGTCAATCTCCGCCCGCACTGCCGCTGCAATCCTCCGCCATTGTTCATCGGTGGTGGAGGCAAACTGGTTTTCCCACCGCACCTCATCCGCCATTTCCGCCAGCAATCGGGCAGCAATGGCATCCTGAACATCCGATGGGAGCTTCTTAATCTCCGCAATCGCGCGCTCAAGCAGGGTTGTCATTCCCAACCTCCCTCTTTTTGCGATGATCACCAGATGATCACCAATACTATGATACCCAATACTCCCGACAGCTGCTCAAAACCCCGTAAGAATACCTGTTGCACTTTTTGGCGCAGGTAACTATACTGATGGTGTACCTGATGCCATGCCAGGAAAGGAGGGCAGTATCATGAAGATTCGTCTGTTTCTGGCGGCAGTTGTGGTGATGGCGCTGGCAGCTACCGCAGCGCAAGCACAGCTGGCGTGGTACGATTCGAAGGGATTCGAGGCACCTACCTTCCGACCGGGCGTTCTGAACGGACAGGACGGCTGGATCAGCGAGGGCGGCGGCACATCCGGAGATACCGCACGGGTAGTAGTCTCCCCCGAGCCAGTGTCCGGTGGGCAAGCAGTCCGCCTGGAAGTGGGAGACAGCCAGGGCGACTACTCGCTGATGGCGCGTGAGATCCCCGACCCGCTGGCAGCCTGGTGGAAGGTGGTCATCGTGACCTTCGACATCTACCGCATCGGACCCAACCAAAAGCAAAACCTGTGGTGGTACTGGTTCGACAACGGTGAGCCTACCTACGGCTTGCAGTGGGATATGTCGAACGCCACCCACCCATTTGGCTGGAACCCCGGCGCCACTTCTACTCCCACCATCTTTGACCGGTATGTCACGCTGAAGATGATGTGGGACTTCAACCAGGGGAAGGCGTACTCCTGGTACGACGGGGTGATGGTGGACAATGGTATCCCCATCAGCGGTATCACCTCGCTAACCGGCTGGGGTATCTACCTGTCGCACGATGCGGCAACCGGCACGGGCGCAGATGTGGTTTGGATTGACAACTTCGCCATCCACGTGGTACCCGAACCGGCAAGCATCGTTGCGCTGGCGGGTGGAGTGCTTGCGCTGATGGGAATCAAACGACGCCGCGCGTAGCTGGTAGATGCGGGGCAGGCGTTACGTCCTGCCCCTTTTTCACTTTCGCAAAGTTTTGTGGAATACTGTCCGGCATACTTGCGGAACATGCAGATATTATGGTAGTATTAAGGTGACGTCGGATATGTAAGAATACCGTCTAAATCTGCGAAAGGCGGTGCAACCATGAGCAAAAAAGTGGGGGCAGTTGGGGTCATTGCGCTGTTCGCCGTGCTGGGAGTCGTCTTACCGGCGCGGGCGGTGGTCATCGAGGACATCGTAAAGAACCACCCAATAGTCGCCTGGCTCAACGGCTGGAATAGTTCTGCAGGAACTGCCGCGCCCGGTAGCCTCAGTAACGTCGGGGATACTTCCGCCGAACCGCAAGGGCTACCTGCGGCGAACAGTCCAGCTGTCTCACGCGATAACATGACTGTAGAGATTGTTCCCATTCGCCTGCCGACGCTACCAGCCCATGTAGCCTTTGCCCTTTATCTGGTCGGCGCGCTGGTTTTCTACACCCTGCTGGTGTTGATTGCACAACCCGGTCCAGCAGAGTACTACTGAAA
This window contains:
- a CDS encoding alcohol dehydrogenase catalytic domain-containing protein, translating into MSGTALPERMQAVRCHAPEDYRLEQVPVPEPRLGEVIVQVEACGICASDVKCFYGNASIWGDATRPRYVQPPVVPGHEFVGRVVALGEGAAERFGLQVGDRAIAEQIVPCGMCRMCDRGMYWLCRDREIFGFREKAQGGWAQYTRFPANARVYRIPENLSPEQAALIEPLACSMHAVDRGQIQFGDVVVIAGMGPLGLGMVACARLKNPGLLIALDLRDHRLEVAKRLGADMVLNPSREDVRAEIKRLTDGYGCDVYIEATGHPQGILLGLDIIRKAGNFVVFSVLQEPVTVDWTILGDVKELNVYGSHLGPYCYPKVIDYLSRGLLKTEGIVTHQLPLSEFRQGIEMVHEGKESIKVLLVP
- a CDS encoding PIG-L family deacetylase, with the protein product MRYILCIGAHPDDVEGSIGGTVTLMRQRGDVVRFLSVTDGGKGHYREDYAANPRLLVERRMAEAHQAAALVGADFVCLGAPDGGVTVNHETTSSMIRTIRSFGEPGRGPDLILVNRPYDYHRDHRVTAQLVLDAAYLLTVPLVCADVPALKRMPVIMYWHDDFTEPTLFRADVVVCIDQVMETKIEMVCAHESQFAEWIPYAMGMSPLPLSRARMREWVTAWMHREARSAKAAAQRSTPRLAPLQDCEFADAFQISEYGTQPTDEWLREMFDFAPW
- a CDS encoding PEP-CTERM sorting domain-containing protein (PEP-CTERM proteins occur, often in large numbers, in the proteomes of bacteria that also encode an exosortase, a predicted intramembrane cysteine proteinase. The presence of a PEP-CTERM domain at a protein's C-terminus predicts cleavage within the sorting domain, followed by covalent anchoring to some some component of the (usually Gram-negative) cell surface. Many PEP-CTERM proteins exhibit an unusual sequence composition that includes large numbers of potential glycosylation sites. Expression of one such protein has been shown restore the ability of a bacterium to form floc, a type of biofilm.), with translation MKIRLFLAAVVVMALAATAAQAQLAWYDSKGFEAPTFRPGVLNGQDGWISEGGGTSGDTARVVVSPEPVSGGQAVRLEVGDSQGDYSLMAREIPDPLAAWWKVVIVTFDIYRIGPNQKQNLWWYWFDNGEPTYGLQWDMSNATHPFGWNPGATSTPTIFDRYVTLKMMWDFNQGKAYSWYDGVMVDNGIPISGITSLTGWGIYLSHDAATGTGADVVWIDNFAIHVVPEPASIVALAGGVLALMGIKRRRA